A region of the Bacillota bacterium genome:
TGACAATTTCAATAAGCGTAAAGATTCCCGTAAGGTCTTTTATTATAAGCGTATAGCTTTGTAAAATATCTATCCATGATAGAATGATAGTCAAAGCCGAAATAATCCGAAAACTTCTTTACATATACACCTATAAAGTCCATGTCTTTGTCATCTGCTTCAACTTGCCTTACTTCCTTTCCGAGCTTGCAAACATCAACACTGCTGCGGATATATATCGTCCCCCCATGCATTCCGGTACCGCAATAATTGCCGACAATCTTTCCCACATCTTCTTCATTTAATCCCAGGAGGATTATTATCCCCCCTGCCATGTATTCTCCTAGGAAATCTCCTGCTTTGCCACCAATTACGATTACCGGCTTTTTCTCAGAATATTCTTTCATGTGTATTCCAACCCGGTATCCCACATTGCCTTTTACATAAACCTCGCCTCCACGCATGGCATATCCTGTTGTATCTCCTGCATTGCCATAGATAACAACTTTCCCGCTATTCATTGTATTTGCTATAGCATCCTGGGCATTCCCTCGTACAATAATCTCGGGCCCATCCATATAAGCAGCCATGTCATTTCCCGGGGTACCCTCTATTATAAGTCGGTGGCTTCCCTGTATTCCATCACCAATATATCTTTGTCCTTCTACATTTTTAACAAGAATTTCTTTTTCCCCTAGCCTGAAAAATTCTTTCAGCATTCTGTTTAAATCCTTAAAGTATATACCCTTTGCATTCAATATTTTCATGCTATCACCCTCCCAGCATTCTTTCTTTTCTCATTTCTTTCGGTAACGAGACAAACCCGAAACCCTCTTCACCAAGCCTGTCTTCAAATAAAGATATATCGACTTCCCTCCTGATTAAATCAGTATATATGCCTGCCCTGTCAATATCATTTATCAATAGATAACCTACAAGTTTTTTGTCCCTGATGTAAAATTTTTTATATGTGTTTTCTCTATTTTTATATATGGCTTTTACTCTTATTCCTTCCCCGGATTCGGATAAACCTGCACTTATAATTGAAAGGCCTAACAGTGGCATGGAATTCATTATAAAACCTTTATTAAATAATCTTTCCTTTCCCGCCATATTCTCCCCTGCTGTTTCTCCCTGCCTGTACGCATTAGGAATTATGGCAATTTCCATATTCCTTCCTTCAATAAAGTTGTAACCTTCAGCTGCATCTCCTGCCGCATAGACATCGGGAATGTTAGTCCTCATTCTGTCATCAACAACAATCCCCCTATTTATTTTAAGTTTTGTATCCTTTACCAAATCAGTATTGCACCTAACCCCCATTGCAAGTATTATAAAGTTGCAAGGTAGTTCTCTCCCGTCCTTAAGGATCACACCTTCAGCATTTTCACCACCTATTATCTTTTCAACAGTGGTTTTAAGCAAAACTTCAACACCATGTTCTCGGAGGGTCTTCAGTGCTATCGAAGAAGCTGTTTCATCAAACACGCGGGGCATAATCCTATCCATGATGTCTATTACTGTTACATTTACACCTCTTTGCACCAAAGCCTCAACTGCCTTCAAACCGCTGAAACTGGCACCTACAACTACTGCTCTCGACCCCTTTACAGCCACTTTTTCAATTTCCTTCACATCATCAAATTTTATGAAGTTGAAAACATTTTTCTTGTCAAGGCCTTCCAGAGGAGGAATAAATGGCTTTCCACCTGTAGCAATAAGAAGTTTTGAATATTGTATTTTGCTTTCATCTTGAAGTACTACTTCCTTTTTATCAAAATCTACCGATTTTGCTTTGATTCCTAGGATCGGCTTTACCTTGTTCTTTTCATAGAAATCTCTGCTACGGTAATACATGTTTTCTTCAGCAACTTTTCCACCCAGATAATATGATATAAGTGGCCTTGAATAAGTATGATAAGGCTCGTCAGATATAATCACTATGGGAGTTTCTATATCGTATTTCCTTATTCCTTCAACCGCCCCTACAGCAGCAGTAGAATTACCTATAATAACATAACTCATTTTTCAAGCCCTCCCTTCCATTTCTCTAAATCCTCTATTACTCTCTTCAACCATA
Encoded here:
- a CDS encoding NAD(P)/FAD-dependent oxidoreductase is translated as MSYVIIGNSTAAVGAVEGIRKYDIETPIVIISDEPYHTYSRPLISYYLGGKVAEENMYYRSRDFYEKNKVKPILGIKAKSVDFDKKEVVLQDESKIQYSKLLIATGGKPFIPPLEGLDKKNVFNFIKFDDVKEIEKVAVKGSRAVVVGASFSGLKAVEALVQRGVNVTVIDIMDRIMPRVFDETASSIALKTLREHGVEVLLKTTVEKIIGGENAEGVILKDGRELPCNFIILAMGVRCNTDLVKDTKLKINRGIVVDDRMRTNIPDVYAAGDAAEGYNFIEGRNMEIAIIPNAYRQGETAGENMAGKERLFNKGFIMNSMPLLGLSIISAGLSESGEGIRVKAIYKNRENTYKKFYIRDKKLVGYLLINDIDRAGIYTDLIRREVDISLFEDRLGEEGFGFVSLPKEMRKERMLGG